Proteins encoded within one genomic window of Amycolatopsis nigrescens CSC17Ta-90:
- a CDS encoding Scr1 family TA system antitoxin-like transcriptional regulator, with the protein MSGEVVTVVGRSSPTYLKRKIGRRLREMRERAGMTLDIAAPRLDKTRTSLHRIEVGETLADVHLIRTMTDLYDQRDDELLDLARATKKRAWWYPYIGPRSQITYVDMETEASRARTFHTTAVPGILQTADYIRARFTGARQAWTRGCAENLIAVRRIRKGRLSEKEDPLYLEAVIDESALRRMVGGPEVMREQLSLWTDDLEQVEQAKSVFKQLSAIAPSPEESIRLIEKMLADLPDLEGNSDGDLR; encoded by the coding sequence GTGAGTGGGGAGGTCGTCACCGTGGTCGGGCGGAGCAGTCCTACGTACCTCAAGCGCAAGATCGGCCGACGGCTGCGCGAGATGCGTGAGCGCGCCGGGATGACGCTGGACATCGCCGCGCCGAGGCTGGACAAGACCCGCACCAGCCTGCACCGCATCGAGGTCGGCGAAACCCTGGCCGACGTGCACCTGATCCGCACCATGACGGACCTCTACGACCAGCGAGATGACGAGCTGCTCGACCTCGCCCGCGCGACGAAAAAACGAGCCTGGTGGTATCCCTACATCGGCCCGAGAAGCCAGATCACTTATGTCGACATGGAGACCGAGGCAAGCCGGGCTCGCACGTTCCACACAACCGCGGTTCCCGGCATTCTGCAGACCGCGGACTACATCCGCGCCCGCTTCACCGGTGCACGTCAAGCCTGGACGCGTGGGTGCGCCGAAAACTTGATAGCGGTGCGGCGGATTCGCAAAGGGCGCTTATCCGAGAAAGAAGATCCTTTGTACCTGGAGGCAGTGATCGATGAATCGGCGCTGCGCCGGATGGTGGGCGGCCCCGAAGTGATGCGCGAGCAGCTATCACTCTGGACCGATGATCTCGAACAAGTGGAACAGGCCAAGTCCGTCTTCAAGCAGCTGAGCGCGATCGCACCGTCACCGGAAGAGTCGATCCGGCTGATCGAGAAGATGCTCGCCGACCTGCCTGACCTTGAAGGGAACAGCGATGGCGACCTACGCTGA
- a CDS encoding rhodanese-like domain-containing protein, whose amino-acid sequence MGIEDVLAAARSTLDRADPATARALQAEGALIVDIRPFANRSAEGEIPGSIPVERIHLEWRLDPDGEHRLPEVRADRAVVVVCNEGYASSLAAADLKRLGLAKATDLAGGFRAWAAAGLPIRPGGTPAVP is encoded by the coding sequence ATGGGCATCGAGGACGTACTGGCCGCCGCCCGGTCCACCCTGGACCGGGCGGACCCCGCCACCGCACGGGCCCTGCAGGCCGAGGGCGCGCTGATCGTGGACATCCGGCCGTTCGCCAACCGGTCCGCCGAAGGGGAGATCCCCGGTTCGATACCGGTGGAGCGCATCCACCTGGAATGGCGGCTGGACCCGGACGGCGAGCACCGGCTGCCCGAGGTCCGCGCGGACCGGGCGGTGGTCGTGGTGTGCAACGAGGGCTACGCGTCCAGCCTCGCCGCCGCGGACCTCAAACGGCTCGGCCTCGCCAAGGCGACCGACCTGGCCGGTGGCTTCCGCGCCTGGGCCGCCGCCGGCCTCCCCATCCGCCCCGGCGGCACCCCCGCAGTGCCCTGA
- a CDS encoding cysteine dioxygenase — protein sequence MTVSIARPEFEIHPQLTDPLLADLLHPERLLWTPRELAELTGTVAAELTTGLRELLRFEEEQRWWARLALTDGVELWLLSWLPGQQTKPHDHGGASGSFTVLQGELAEEYRYAGGPIRSRTHRAGDGLGFGAGRAHQVTGAGNGPAASVHAYSPPLVATREYASLADVPAEIPPLPAIIS from the coding sequence ATGACCGTGTCCATTGCCCGTCCCGAATTCGAGATCCACCCCCAGCTCACCGACCCGCTGCTGGCCGACCTGCTGCACCCGGAACGTCTACTGTGGACTCCCCGTGAGCTGGCCGAGCTGACCGGCACGGTGGCCGCAGAGCTCACCACCGGCCTGCGCGAGCTGCTGCGCTTCGAAGAGGAGCAGCGCTGGTGGGCGCGGCTGGCGCTGACCGACGGGGTGGAGCTGTGGCTGCTGTCCTGGCTGCCAGGCCAGCAGACCAAACCGCACGACCACGGCGGCGCGTCCGGCTCGTTCACCGTGCTACAGGGCGAACTGGCCGAGGAGTACCGGTACGCGGGCGGGCCGATCCGCAGCCGCACGCACCGGGCCGGGGACGGGCTCGGCTTCGGCGCCGGCCGGGCGCACCAGGTGACCGGCGCAGGCAACGGCCCGGCGGCCAGCGTGCACGCCTACTCGCCGCCGCTGGTGGCCACCCGCGAGTACGCCTCGCTGGCCGACGTACCCGCCGAGATCCCGCCGCTGCCTGCGATCATCAGCTAA
- a CDS encoding ABC transporter ATP-binding protein gives MSEPTQPYDLDDLVVRMDGVGVRRGHNELLAGLDWAVELDERWVVLGPNGAGKTTLLRLAAAELHPTTGVVHLLGERMGRVDIFELRPRIGFTSAAVAGRVPPDEIVRDVVVSAGYAVLGRWREVYDTMDTERAEELLATLGIAHLAERTYGTLSEGERKRTLISRALMTDPELLLLDEPAAGLDLGGREDLVARLSALALDPDAPAMVLVTHHVEEIPPGFTHALLLKDGRAVVAGLIDDVLTSENLAKTFDQDLLLERSGDRFFARRR, from the coding sequence GTGAGTGAGCCGACGCAGCCGTATGACCTAGACGATCTCGTGGTGCGGATGGACGGCGTAGGGGTACGGCGGGGGCACAACGAGCTGCTCGCCGGACTCGACTGGGCCGTTGAACTGGATGAGCGCTGGGTGGTGCTCGGCCCGAACGGCGCGGGCAAGACCACCCTGCTCAGGCTGGCCGCGGCCGAGCTGCATCCCACCACCGGTGTCGTGCATCTGCTCGGGGAGCGGATGGGCCGGGTGGACATCTTCGAGCTGCGGCCGCGGATCGGTTTCACCTCGGCCGCGGTGGCCGGCCGGGTGCCGCCGGACGAGATCGTGCGGGACGTGGTGGTCAGCGCCGGCTACGCGGTGCTCGGCCGCTGGCGTGAGGTTTACGACACCATGGACACCGAGCGGGCCGAGGAGCTGCTGGCCACGCTCGGCATCGCGCACCTGGCCGAGCGCACGTACGGCACGCTGTCCGAGGGCGAGCGCAAGCGGACGCTGATCTCCCGCGCGCTGATGACCGACCCCGAGCTGCTGCTGCTCGACGAGCCGGCGGCCGGGCTCGACCTCGGCGGCCGGGAGGATCTGGTGGCCAGGCTGTCCGCGCTCGCGCTGGACCCGGACGCCCCGGCGATGGTGCTGGTCACCCACCACGTCGAGGAGATCCCGCCGGGCTTCACCCACGCGCTGCTGCTCAAGGACGGCCGCGCGGTGGTCGCCGGTCTCATCGACGACGTCCTGACCAGCGAGAACCTGGCCAAGACCTTCGACCAGGACCTGCTGCTGGAGCGCTCGGGAGATCGATTCTTCGCCCGGCGCCGGTAA
- a CDS encoding enoyl-CoA hydratase/isomerase family protein — MGEFVRLEVDAGVGTIRLDRPPVNALNNQVQGELAEAAREASERDDVRAVILYGGEKTFAGGADIKEMAAKSYVEMTKFGAALSGSLSLLAAIPKPTVAAITGYALGGGLELALTADRRVAGDNVKVGQPEIQLGIIPGAGGTQRLARLIGPSKAKDLVYTGRFVKAEEALALGILDEVVAPDDVYAAAHKWAAQFVNGPAVALRAAKAAIDGGLDLDLANGLKLETNLFTALWATEDQANGMRSFVENGPGKATFEGK, encoded by the coding sequence GTGGGCGAGTTCGTACGGCTCGAGGTGGACGCCGGGGTGGGCACGATCCGGCTGGACCGTCCGCCGGTCAACGCGCTGAACAACCAGGTGCAGGGTGAGCTGGCCGAGGCGGCCAGGGAGGCGTCTGAACGCGACGACGTGCGCGCGGTGATCCTCTACGGCGGCGAGAAGACCTTCGCCGGCGGCGCGGACATCAAGGAGATGGCCGCGAAGTCGTATGTCGAGATGACCAAGTTCGGTGCCGCGCTGTCCGGTTCGCTCAGCCTGCTCGCCGCGATCCCCAAGCCCACCGTCGCCGCGATCACCGGCTACGCCCTCGGCGGCGGCCTTGAGCTGGCGCTCACCGCGGACCGGCGGGTGGCCGGCGACAACGTGAAGGTCGGCCAGCCGGAGATCCAGCTCGGCATCATCCCCGGCGCCGGCGGCACCCAGCGCCTTGCCAGGCTGATCGGCCCGAGCAAGGCCAAGGACCTCGTCTACACCGGCCGGTTCGTCAAGGCCGAAGAGGCGCTCGCGCTGGGCATCCTGGACGAAGTGGTCGCTCCGGACGACGTCTACGCGGCCGCGCACAAGTGGGCCGCGCAGTTCGTGAACGGCCCGGCGGTGGCGCTGCGGGCGGCGAAGGCCGCCATCGACGGTGGGCTGGACCTCGACCTCGCCAACGGCCTCAAGCTGGAGACGAACCTGTTCACCGCGCTGTGGGCGACCGAGGACCAGGCCAACGGGATGCGCTCGTTCGTCGAGAACGGTCCCGGCAAGGCCACCTTCGAGGGGAAGTGA
- a CDS encoding class I SAM-dependent methyltransferase: MTEATDPAPHPHATEEEVQAAYRDPKLANVLYHDWEAGTYDEKWSISYDERCIAYATDVFRAVAGEETEPYPTAMELGSGTGFFLLNLMQGGVIKKGSVTDLSPGMVEVALRNAEKLGLDVDGRVADAERIPYPDNSFDLVVGHAVLHHIPDVPAAFAEVLRVLKPGGRFVFAGEPTKIGDTYARKLGQLTWWLTTNLTKLPALRGWRRPQEELDESSRAAALEAVVDIHTFDPSDLERKALGAGAVDVHAVTEEFAAALLGWPIRTFEAAVPQEKLTVRWRLFAYHAWLRLSALDKKLLAKVLPRELFYNVMITGTKPPAPVEI; this comes from the coding sequence ATGACCGAGGCGACCGATCCGGCCCCGCACCCGCACGCCACCGAGGAGGAGGTGCAGGCGGCCTACCGCGACCCGAAGCTGGCGAACGTGCTCTACCACGACTGGGAGGCCGGCACCTACGACGAGAAGTGGTCGATCTCCTACGACGAGCGCTGCATCGCTTACGCCACCGACGTGTTCCGCGCGGTGGCGGGCGAGGAGACCGAGCCGTACCCGACCGCGATGGAGCTGGGCAGCGGCACCGGTTTCTTCCTGCTCAACCTGATGCAGGGCGGGGTGATCAAGAAGGGCTCGGTCACCGACCTCTCACCCGGCATGGTCGAGGTGGCGCTGCGCAACGCGGAGAAGCTCGGCCTGGACGTGGACGGCCGGGTGGCCGACGCGGAGCGCATTCCCTATCCGGACAACAGCTTCGACCTGGTCGTCGGGCACGCGGTGCTGCACCACATCCCGGACGTGCCGGCCGCGTTCGCCGAGGTGCTGCGGGTGCTCAAGCCCGGTGGCCGGTTCGTCTTCGCCGGTGAGCCGACCAAGATCGGGGACACCTACGCGCGCAAGCTCGGCCAGCTCACCTGGTGGCTCACCACCAACCTGACCAAGCTGCCCGCGCTGCGCGGCTGGCGCCGTCCGCAGGAGGAGCTGGACGAGTCCTCGCGGGCCGCGGCGCTGGAGGCGGTGGTGGACATCCACACCTTCGACCCGTCGGACCTGGAGCGCAAGGCGCTCGGCGCGGGTGCGGTGGACGTGCACGCGGTCACCGAGGAGTTCGCCGCGGCGCTGCTCGGCTGGCCGATCCGCACCTTCGAGGCCGCGGTGCCGCAGGAGAAGCTGACCGTGCGGTGGCGGCTGTTCGCCTACCACGCCTGGCTTCGACTGTCCGCTTTGGACAAGAAGCTGCTGGCGAAGGTGCTGCCGCGCGAGCTGTTCTACAACGTGATGATCACCGGCACCAAGCCGCCGGCACCGGTCGAGATCTGA
- a CDS encoding class I SAM-dependent methyltransferase — MAYAFSLGDVAFLRSPEGASALDACARLNAGSIADVTAARRTAGERFASAVLETVELRRNAVSKIDSPADWLFTGDALQQASAAPVARHRAARLAGRDVHDVTCSVGADLVELARVTRRCAGSDLDEVRLAMARHNSRVAGVAPALLRADALAPSTRETVVVADPARRDSAGRRAWRPADFVPPLDELAAVYAGRDLVVKCSPGIDPAAVPWASEVELVSLDGQVREACLWSAGLAGVSRRATVLRSDGPSWTVTDADPDDVGAAEPGEWIIDPDGAVVRAGLVRHYAARHGLWQLDERIAYLTGDRPPPGVRAFRVLESGAYREKELRAALRRLDVGRLEILVRGLDVDPDALRRRLKPRGAGELSVVLTRIGRSPRAFLCRAERT, encoded by the coding sequence TTGGCCTACGCGTTCTCGCTCGGTGACGTCGCGTTCCTGCGCTCGCCGGAGGGCGCGTCGGCACTGGACGCCTGCGCGCGCCTCAACGCCGGTTCCATCGCCGACGTGACCGCCGCCCGCCGCACGGCGGGCGAGCGGTTCGCGTCGGCGGTGCTGGAAACCGTGGAGCTGCGCCGGAACGCTGTGTCCAAAATAGATTCACCGGCGGACTGGCTGTTCACCGGTGACGCGCTGCAGCAGGCGAGCGCGGCACCGGTGGCGCGGCACCGGGCGGCCAGGCTGGCCGGGCGGGATGTGCACGACGTGACCTGCTCGGTCGGCGCGGACCTGGTCGAGCTGGCGCGGGTGACCCGCCGCTGCGCCGGTTCCGATCTGGACGAGGTGCGGCTGGCGATGGCCAGGCACAACTCCCGGGTGGCCGGGGTGGCCCCCGCCCTGCTGCGTGCGGACGCACTGGCGCCGTCGACAAGGGAAACCGTGGTGGTGGCCGATCCGGCACGGCGGGACTCGGCCGGCCGCCGTGCCTGGCGCCCTGCCGATTTCGTGCCGCCGCTGGACGAGCTGGCCGCGGTGTACGCGGGCCGGGACCTGGTGGTGAAGTGCTCGCCGGGGATCGACCCGGCCGCCGTGCCGTGGGCGTCGGAGGTCGAGCTGGTGTCGCTGGACGGGCAGGTGCGCGAAGCCTGCCTGTGGAGCGCCGGGCTGGCCGGGGTCTCCAGGCGGGCCACCGTGCTGCGCTCGGACGGTCCTTCGTGGACGGTCACCGACGCGGACCCGGACGACGTCGGCGCCGCCGAGCCGGGCGAGTGGATCATCGACCCGGACGGCGCGGTGGTGCGGGCCGGGCTGGTCCGGCACTACGCCGCCCGGCACGGGCTCTGGCAGCTCGACGAGCGGATCGCCTACCTCACCGGCGACCGCCCGCCGCCGGGGGTGCGGGCCTTCCGCGTGCTGGAGTCCGGCGCGTACCGGGAGAAGGAGCTGCGTGCCGCGTTGCGGCGGCTGGACGTCGGCAGGCTGGAGATCCTGGTGCGCGGGCTGGACGTGGACCCGGATGCGCTGCGCCGCCGCCTCAAGCCACGGGGCGCGGGCGAGCTGAGCGTGGTGCTCACCCGGATCGGCCGTTCTCCCCGCGCGTTTCTCTGCCGGGCCGAAAGGACCTGA
- a CDS encoding HAD family acid phosphatase: MFRSSLVKLAAAAAVGASAVGGVTALAGTDDGAHARQPANLGQVKNDVKAYYGDYLDAAGKHHYSETGDWATDTARQVGDARQFLAKRLADGVANPAIVLDIDDTSESTYGWEADNDFGFDPVKQEQAIESGEFTAVKPTLELANWAAQRGVQVYFLTGRKEHQGPASLKNLANEGYPAPAGAFFKPETAAPDYLPCGLSCNTVQYKSGTRAHLESTGATVLLNVGDQYSDLEGGHAERSVKLPNPMYYLP, from the coding sequence ATGTTCCGCAGTAGTCTGGTGAAACTGGCCGCGGCGGCGGCCGTTGGGGCGAGTGCGGTCGGGGGAGTGACCGCGTTGGCGGGCACCGACGACGGTGCGCACGCCCGGCAGCCCGCCAACCTCGGGCAGGTGAAGAACGACGTCAAGGCATACTACGGCGACTACCTGGACGCCGCGGGCAAGCACCACTACTCGGAGACCGGCGACTGGGCCACCGATACCGCCCGGCAGGTCGGCGACGCCCGTCAGTTCCTGGCGAAGCGGCTGGCCGACGGGGTGGCGAACCCGGCGATCGTGCTGGACATCGACGACACCTCGGAGAGCACCTACGGCTGGGAGGCGGACAACGACTTCGGCTTCGACCCCGTCAAGCAGGAGCAGGCGATCGAGTCCGGCGAGTTCACCGCCGTCAAGCCGACCCTGGAGCTGGCGAACTGGGCCGCCCAGCGCGGGGTGCAGGTTTACTTCCTGACCGGGCGCAAGGAGCACCAGGGCCCGGCGTCGCTGAAGAACCTGGCGAACGAGGGCTACCCCGCGCCGGCCGGAGCGTTCTTCAAGCCGGAGACCGCCGCGCCGGACTACCTGCCGTGCGGGCTGAGCTGCAACACCGTGCAGTACAAGTCCGGCACCCGCGCACATCTCGAGTCCACCGGCGCGACCGTGCTGCTCAACGTCGGCGACCAGTACAGCGACCTCGAAGGCGGCCACGCCGAGCGTTCCGTCAAACTCCCGAACCCGATGTACTACCTTCCCTGA
- a CDS encoding VOC family protein, with the protein MIRINITSVFVDDQAKALAFYTEKLGFIKKTDVPAGGARWLTVVSPANPDGVELLLEPDGHPAAGPFKKALVTDGIPFTQFAVDDVYAEVERLKGLGVEFTQDAIDMGPVVTAVLDDTCGNLIQIATMK; encoded by the coding sequence GTGATCCGCATCAACATCACCAGCGTGTTCGTCGACGACCAGGCCAAGGCGCTTGCCTTCTACACCGAGAAGCTGGGGTTCATCAAGAAGACCGACGTGCCCGCCGGCGGGGCCCGCTGGCTCACCGTGGTCTCTCCCGCGAACCCGGACGGGGTCGAGCTGCTACTGGAGCCGGACGGCCACCCGGCGGCAGGCCCGTTCAAGAAGGCGCTGGTCACCGACGGCATCCCGTTCACCCAGTTCGCCGTCGACGACGTGTACGCCGAGGTCGAGCGGCTCAAAGGGCTTGGCGTCGAATTCACCCAGGACGCGATCGACATGGGGCCGGTGGTCACCGCCGTCCTCGACGACACCTGCGGCAACCTGATCCAGATCGCCACCATGAAGTAG
- a CDS encoding alpha/beta fold hydrolase — MSSEADMDITVNYERRGSGSPLVLLHGIGHRWQAWLPVLDRLAERHQVFAVDLPGFGRSPRLPEGTAHDLSGSVGVLRGIFQTLGVENPHVAGNSLGGLLAIEAAAQGLVASATALSPAGFWNRRDRARAFAALRWMRRGARAPQTATRIVLRSDALRNGSLRMLYAHPERIDLKTALGDMGALRGAASFEPTLAAGEDFAWNGPSPAVPLTVAWGAGDRLLPPRQAFRATRLLPSARHVLLPDCGHVPMSDAPGLVADTILHTCATAERPLTVR, encoded by the coding sequence ATGAGCAGCGAGGCCGATATGGACATCACCGTCAACTACGAACGCCGAGGGAGCGGCAGCCCGCTGGTGCTGCTGCACGGGATCGGGCACCGCTGGCAGGCCTGGCTGCCGGTGCTCGACCGGCTCGCCGAGCGGCATCAGGTCTTCGCCGTCGACCTGCCGGGGTTCGGCCGCTCGCCGCGGCTGCCCGAGGGCACCGCGCACGACCTGAGCGGCTCGGTCGGCGTCCTGCGCGGCATCTTCCAGACGCTCGGGGTGGAAAATCCGCACGTGGCGGGCAATTCGCTCGGCGGGCTGCTGGCCATCGAGGCCGCCGCGCAGGGCCTGGTCGCTTCGGCGACCGCGTTGTCACCGGCCGGGTTCTGGAACCGCCGCGACCGGGCCCGCGCGTTCGCCGCGCTGCGCTGGATGCGCCGCGGCGCGCGGGCGCCGCAGACCGCGACCAGGATCGTGCTGCGCAGCGACGCCCTGCGCAACGGCAGCTTGCGGATGCTGTACGCGCATCCCGAGCGGATCGACCTGAAGACCGCGCTCGGCGACATGGGGGCGCTGCGGGGAGCGGCGTCCTTCGAACCGACGCTGGCCGCCGGCGAGGATTTCGCCTGGAACGGCCCATCGCCGGCGGTGCCGCTGACCGTCGCCTGGGGCGCCGGTGACCGGCTGCTCCCGCCGCGGCAGGCGTTCCGCGCGACCCGGCTGCTGCCGTCCGCGCGGCACGTGCTGCTCCCCGACTGCGGCCACGTCCCGATGAGCGACGCCCCCGGCCTGGTCGCCGACACCATCCTGCACACCTGCGCCACCGCCGAACGGCCGCTGACCGTTCGCTAA
- a CDS encoding flavin-containing monooxygenase codes for MAAAKSVRVLVIGAGASGVATAIKLRQAGITDFTVLEKGDDVGGAWRENTYPGCGCDVPSVWYSYSFDPNPFWSRFYSRQPEIQRYLRASARRHGVYEDIEFGVRVDSARWDATGRCWRVETDRGRYTATVLVAAAGPLHEPALPDVPGLARFTGKTFHSARWDHEYPLAGKRVAVIGTGASAIQFVPKIARGVERLHLFQRTAPWVLPKLDFPIPWTAQQLFRLVPGAGNALRYGVYAVHEAAGVAFRRERLMRVLQRAALLHLRRQVRDPALRAALTPGFTLGCKRILLSNGYYRALAGPNVRVHPTAVAELRERSVVGADGTECEVDAVIFGTGFEVTEPPIARYVFDAEGRSLAEHWQGSARAYLGTAIAGFPNLFTFLGPNIVPGHASVLGTIESQARYVADAVTTMRERGWASVDVRADVQRRFNEEVQEGLRPTVYNAGGCVSYYLDETGHNIANWPWSLARLDRRLRFRAEDFETSK; via the coding sequence ATGGCCGCCGCGAAATCGGTCCGGGTGCTGGTGATCGGGGCCGGCGCCTCCGGGGTCGCCACCGCGATCAAGCTACGACAAGCCGGTATCACCGACTTCACCGTGCTGGAAAAGGGCGACGACGTCGGCGGGGCTTGGCGCGAGAACACCTATCCCGGCTGCGGCTGCGACGTGCCGTCGGTCTGGTACTCCTACTCCTTCGACCCCAACCCGTTCTGGAGCCGGTTCTACAGCCGTCAGCCGGAGATCCAGCGCTACCTCCGGGCCAGCGCGCGGCGACACGGGGTGTACGAGGACATCGAGTTCGGCGTGCGGGTCGACTCGGCGCGCTGGGACGCTACGGGCCGGTGCTGGCGGGTGGAGACCGACCGCGGCCGCTACACCGCCACGGTGCTCGTCGCGGCGGCCGGACCGCTGCACGAACCGGCGCTGCCGGACGTGCCGGGACTGGCGCGCTTCACCGGGAAGACCTTCCACTCCGCGCGCTGGGACCACGAGTACCCGCTCGCCGGGAAGCGGGTCGCGGTGATCGGCACCGGCGCGTCCGCGATCCAGTTCGTGCCGAAGATCGCGCGCGGGGTCGAGCGGCTGCACCTGTTCCAGCGCACCGCGCCCTGGGTGCTGCCGAAGCTCGACTTCCCGATCCCGTGGACCGCGCAGCAGCTCTTCCGGCTGGTGCCGGGCGCCGGGAACGCGCTGCGGTACGGGGTCTACGCGGTGCATGAGGCGGCCGGGGTGGCGTTCCGCCGCGAGCGGCTGATGCGGGTGCTCCAGCGGGCGGCGCTGCTGCACCTGCGCCGCCAGGTGCGCGACCCGGCCCTGCGTGCCGCGCTGACCCCGGGATTCACCTTGGGCTGCAAGCGAATCCTGTTGTCGAACGGCTACTACCGTGCGCTCGCCGGGCCGAACGTGCGGGTGCACCCGACCGCGGTGGCCGAGCTGCGCGAGCGGTCCGTGGTCGGAGCGGACGGCACCGAGTGCGAGGTGGACGCGGTCATCTTCGGCACCGGTTTCGAGGTCACCGAACCGCCGATCGCGCGGTACGTGTTCGACGCCGAGGGCCGCAGTCTCGCCGAGCACTGGCAGGGCAGCGCCCGCGCCTACCTCGGCACCGCGATCGCCGGTTTCCCGAACCTGTTCACCTTCCTCGGCCCCAACATCGTGCCGGGGCACGCGTCCGTGCTCGGCACGATCGAGTCGCAGGCGCGGTACGTGGCCGACGCGGTCACGACCATGCGCGAGCGGGGCTGGGCGAGCGTGGACGTCCGCGCCGACGTGCAGCGGCGGTTCAACGAAGAGGTGCAGGAAGGGCTGCGGCCGACGGTGTACAACGCCGGCGGCTGCGTCAGCTACTACCTGGACGAGACCGGGCACAACATCGCCAACTGGCCGTGGTCGCTGGCCAGGCTCGACCGACGCCTGCGCTTCCGCGCCGAAGACTTCGAAACAAGCAAATGA
- a CDS encoding AurF N-oxygenase family protein, with amino-acid sequence MARRETDREATARRLLTASPDRSYDPELDIDWDAPLVDGAFFAPPAYSSLYGTEIWARMSHRQRVELTRCEVANMLGFGIWVETMFIQMLVRHALTFDPVSEHLRYALTEVGDETRHSTMFSRTLVKLDRGPYRPHLVDRVMTDLLRAFSTKPLAFVAVLFVEEIFDAIQRGAMKDDSIQPLVRQVNRIHVIEEARHMRYAREELLRMVPRLPRAYREGLALAVAIGLGVVERSWRVPAMYAEAGLDANEAARAAKTNPHWRATLDDCMSRFRPFYAELGLLTPAAKKLWHRYGYTV; translated from the coding sequence ATGGCACGTAGGGAAACCGACCGCGAAGCCACCGCACGACGCCTGCTCACCGCTTCACCCGACCGCAGCTACGACCCGGAGCTGGACATCGACTGGGACGCGCCGCTGGTGGACGGGGCGTTCTTCGCGCCACCGGCCTACTCCTCCTTGTACGGCACCGAAATCTGGGCCCGGATGAGTCACCGGCAGCGGGTGGAGCTGACCCGCTGCGAGGTGGCGAACATGCTCGGGTTCGGCATCTGGGTGGAGACCATGTTCATCCAGATGCTGGTGCGGCACGCGCTCACCTTCGATCCGGTCTCGGAGCACCTGCGGTACGCGCTCACCGAGGTCGGTGACGAGACCCGGCACTCCACGATGTTCAGCCGGACGCTGGTCAAGCTGGACCGCGGCCCGTACCGGCCGCATCTGGTGGACCGGGTGATGACCGATCTGCTGCGCGCCTTCTCCACCAAGCCGCTGGCCTTCGTGGCGGTGCTGTTCGTCGAGGAGATCTTCGACGCGATCCAGCGCGGCGCCATGAAGGACGACTCGATCCAGCCGCTGGTCCGCCAGGTGAACCGGATACACGTGATCGAGGAGGCAAGGCACATGCGCTACGCCCGCGAGGAGCTGCTGCGCATGGTGCCCCGGCTGCCGAGGGCGTACCGGGAGGGCCTCGCGCTGGCGGTGGCGATCGGCCTCGGCGTGGTGGAACGGTCCTGGCGGGTACCGGCGATGTACGCCGAGGCCGGGCTCGACGCGAACGAAGCGGCCCGCGCGGCGAAGACGAACCCGCACTGGCGCGCCACCCTGGACGACTGCATGAGCCGGTTCCGGCCGTTCTACGCCGAGCTCGGCCTGCTCACCCCCGCGGCCAAGAAACTGTGGCACCGCTACGGGTACACCGTCTGA